A window of Microcystis aeruginosa FD4 contains these coding sequences:
- a CDS encoding NnrU family protein, with translation MAFASHWIMLGLLLGFAVAHSGLASLRMRGEAIIGARLYRLLFALVSVPLAVILVVYFFNHRYDGLLLWQVQGVTGVKTLVWILSAISFFFLYPATFNLLEIAAIQKPQVHLYETGILRVTRHPQMVGQVIWCIAHTLWLGTSFTLLTSLGLIAHHLFAVWHGDRRLEDRYGEAFLKIKERTSVVPFLAIIDGRQSLKWQEFFRPAYLGVTGFILLLWWGHPWLIQATSKIYW, from the coding sequence GTGGCATTCGCTAGTCATTGGATCATGTTAGGTTTATTACTGGGTTTTGCTGTCGCCCATAGCGGATTAGCCAGTTTACGAATGCGGGGAGAAGCTATCATCGGTGCGCGACTGTATCGGCTATTATTTGCCCTCGTTAGTGTACCTCTAGCGGTAATTTTAGTAGTTTATTTCTTCAATCATCGTTATGATGGTTTGCTTCTCTGGCAAGTACAGGGAGTAACCGGAGTAAAAACCCTAGTTTGGATACTTTCGGCCATTTCTTTTTTCTTTCTCTATCCTGCCACCTTTAACCTGCTGGAGATCGCCGCTATCCAAAAACCGCAGGTTCATCTCTACGAAACTGGCATCCTGCGCGTTACCCGTCATCCCCAGATGGTAGGACAGGTGATCTGGTGTATTGCACATACCCTCTGGTTAGGGACAAGCTTTACCCTATTGACTTCCCTGGGTTTAATTGCCCATCATCTTTTTGCCGTTTGGCATGGCGATCGCCGGTTAGAAGACCGTTACGGAGAGGCATTTTTAAAGATCAAAGAACGCACCTCGGTGGTCCCCTTTTTAGCAATCATCGATGGTCGGCAAAGCCTAAAGTGGCAAGAATTCTTTCGTCCTGCCTATCTAGGAGTAACAGGATTTATTTTACTCCTCTGGTGGGGCCATCCTTGGCTAATACAAGCAACAAGTAAAATTTATTGGTGA
- a CDS encoding DUF4334 domain-containing protein, with protein METLGLESCQSILKAGQTTTERALQLFDALEPVSLDFMLGRWQGSGLQTNNPMDGLLEASNWYGKEFVDTESVHPLLFLDGQGKIFKVAPNPTAMNWILKLPMLKNNSLKPLLMLANSLLKTETSQARMRMMEYRGKVSATMIYDYLPINDSFRKVDDNTVLGIMDFKNFPKPFFFILKRCQISLNS; from the coding sequence ATGGAAACATTAGGATTAGAAAGCTGCCAGTCAATTCTTAAGGCCGGCCAAACAACGACAGAAAGAGCTTTACAATTGTTTGACGCTCTCGAACCCGTGAGTTTAGACTTTATGCTCGGTCGTTGGCAAGGTTCTGGACTTCAGACAAATAACCCTATGGATGGTTTATTAGAAGCATCTAATTGGTATGGTAAAGAATTTGTCGATACTGAGAGTGTCCACCCCCTGTTATTTTTAGATGGTCAGGGAAAAATTTTTAAGGTAGCACCCAATCCCACGGCCATGAACTGGATTTTGAAGCTGCCAATGCTCAAAAATAATTCTCTGAAACCTTTGCTGATGCTGGCCAACTCCTTGCTGAAAACAGAGACAAGTCAGGCCAGAATGCGAATGATGGAATATCGGGGCAAAGTCAGCGCCACGATGATTTATGATTATTTGCCGATTAATGACTCCTTTCGGAAAGTAGATGATAATACGGTGCTGGGAATTATGGATTTTAAAAACTTTCCTAAGCCTTTCTTTTTCATTCTCAAGCGATGTCAAATATCTCTTAATTCTTGA
- a CDS encoding AAA family ATPase, with amino-acid sequence MITYIKIHGFKSFHNFEMVFTPLTVVAGVNASGKSNLFDALQLLTRLAEVDLKTAFSEQRGHPSELFTQYDEDDYATEMEFIVEMLVNRKVKDNWGGEVDLKYTRLRYQLKIKRESNISGFENLYIVDERLENLKHNEDNWVKDYIPKTVLETWRPKVTGRRGIPYIQTEDINGITTIVVHQDGQQGNKKLFPAKNASQTVLSSINTIDFQHILAAKQEMLSWKFMQLNPEDLREPTRQDMGIRDTITASGKNLAAALFRIKQDDEYTLTAISRDLNNLLPNLTEVNVYDDKANRQFIIKVKGDDNREFSSRVLSEGTLRLLTLCVLQYDPQHTGLLCFEEPENGIHPFRIEAMARLLKELTVDFKDIEMPLRQVIVNTHSPVLVSQLINWQDDKNVSIWLSQLTTIISTIEGKPIKMKSSNFHRVIKEDQYQKQLTLFSSENEVKLTLSEVVEYLKTADAESAIKNITNQQNQLR; translated from the coding sequence ATGATTACTTATATTAAAATTCATGGCTTTAAATCCTTTCATAATTTTGAAATGGTATTCACGCCGCTTACTGTAGTTGCTGGGGTTAATGCTTCTGGTAAGAGTAATTTATTTGATGCTTTGCAATTGTTGACGCGGCTGGCAGAAGTGGATCTGAAGACGGCTTTTAGCGAGCAACGAGGACATCCTAGCGAACTCTTTACCCAGTATGATGAGGACGACTACGCCACGGAAATGGAATTTATAGTTGAAATGTTAGTCAACCGCAAGGTAAAAGATAATTGGGGTGGGGAAGTCGATCTTAAATATACAAGGTTGCGCTATCAATTAAAAATTAAACGAGAGTCTAATATAAGTGGATTTGAAAACTTGTATATTGTTGATGAACGTTTAGAAAATTTAAAGCACAATGAAGATAATTGGGTAAAAGATTATATTCCTAAGACAGTATTGGAAACTTGGCGACCAAAAGTAACGGGTAGGAGAGGGATTCCTTATATTCAGACTGAAGATATTAATGGTATTACTACCATTGTTGTACATCAAGATGGTCAGCAAGGGAATAAAAAACTATTTCCCGCAAAAAACGCATCACAAACTGTTTTAAGCAGCATTAATACTATAGATTTTCAACATATATTAGCCGCCAAACAAGAAATGCTGAGTTGGAAGTTTATGCAGCTTAATCCCGAAGATCTGCGAGAACCTACTCGTCAAGATATGGGCATCAGAGATACAATAACAGCCAGCGGAAAGAATTTAGCCGCTGCTTTATTTCGCATCAAACAAGATGATGAATATACCCTTACAGCAATTTCCCGTGATCTCAATAATCTGCTACCAAATCTTACAGAAGTTAATGTTTATGATGACAAAGCAAATCGACAATTTATTATCAAGGTAAAAGGCGATGATAATCGGGAGTTTTCTTCGAGAGTGCTTTCCGAAGGAACCCTACGTTTATTAACATTATGTGTCCTGCAATACGATCCACAACATACAGGATTACTGTGTTTTGAAGAGCCAGAAAATGGCATTCATCCTTTTCGTATTGAAGCAATGGCAAGATTATTAAAAGAGCTAACTGTCGATTTTAAAGATATTGAAATGCCTTTACGCCAAGTAATAGTGAACACTCATTCTCCGGTTCTGGTGAGTCAATTAATTAATTGGCAAGATGATAAAAATGTCAGCATTTGGCTTTCTCAACTTACCACTATAATATCCACTATTGAAGGGAAGCCAATTAAGATGAAAAGCAGTAATTTTCACCGTGTTATCAAAGAGGATCAGTATCAAAAACAATTAACTTTATTTTCCTCCGAAAATGAGGTCAAGCTAACTCTCTCGGAAGTGGTCGAATATCTAAAAACTGCTGATGCTGAAAGTGCGATTAAAAATATTACAAATCAACAAAACCAATTAAGGTAA
- a CDS encoding tryptophan-rich sensory protein, which translates to MNFERDRLRQELNLFAILGAFITNIFANIFPLNGENIGAISNTVFQDVLIIPANYAFAIWGLIYLGLISLGIYQALAFNKTEPRLRQLGYELALASACQILWVILFQSRFFILSLLAMLGILFSLIRLYLRLEINRFIVNRKQGLLVNAPISIYFAWITVATIVNVASVLDWIDWQRWGLTDQIWTVIILVIGAIIAILVGFNRKDRAFVGVFIWAFLAIAVKQISLPLIAVTAIILAIILTFLVFRGSFPPLSR; encoded by the coding sequence ATGAATTTTGAGCGAGATCGTCTCCGACAAGAACTAAATTTATTTGCTATTCTAGGGGCTTTTATTACCAATATTTTCGCTAATATTTTCCCTCTCAACGGCGAAAATATCGGAGCTATCTCGAATACAGTTTTTCAAGATGTCTTGATTATTCCCGCTAATTATGCTTTTGCTATCTGGGGATTAATCTATCTGGGTTTAATTAGTTTGGGAATTTACCAAGCTTTGGCTTTCAATAAAACTGAACCGCGTTTGCGTCAGTTAGGCTACGAATTAGCCCTCGCTAGTGCTTGTCAGATTCTCTGGGTAATTCTCTTTCAATCCCGTTTTTTTATCCTGTCTTTACTGGCAATGCTAGGCATTTTATTTTCTCTCATCCGGCTTTATCTTCGCTTAGAAATTAATCGCTTTATTGTCAATCGTAAACAGGGTTTATTGGTTAATGCTCCTATTAGTATTTATTTCGCTTGGATTACCGTAGCCACGATTGTCAACGTCGCTTCGGTGCTAGATTGGATCGACTGGCAGCGATGGGGTCTAACCGACCAGATCTGGACGGTAATAATTCTGGTTATCGGGGCGATAATCGCGATTTTAGTCGGTTTCAACCGAAAAGATCGGGCTTTTGTCGGGGTGTTTATCTGGGCTTTCTTGGCGATCGCTGTTAAACAGATTTCTCTGCCTCTAATTGCGGTAACGGCGATTATATTAGCGATTATCCTAACTTTTCTGGTTTTTCGTGGTAGTTTTCCTCCTCTGAGTCGTTAA
- the infC gene encoding translation initiation factor IF-3, translating to MIDKRRTTRDLPQINERIRFPEIRVIDSDGSQLGIITPAEALRVAEEKELDLVLVSETASPPVCRIMDYGKYKFEQEKKAREAKKKQHTADIKEVKMRYKIDEHDYNVRVNQAQRFLKAGDKVKATITFRGREIQHSNLAEELLARMAKDLQDVAEVQQAPKKEGRNMMMMLSPKK from the coding sequence GTGATAGATAAAAGACGCACTACTCGCGATCTCCCCCAAATTAACGAAAGAATCCGCTTTCCTGAAATCCGCGTTATCGATAGCGACGGCTCTCAGCTAGGCATTATTACTCCTGCCGAAGCTTTGCGCGTGGCCGAAGAAAAGGAACTTGATCTCGTCCTCGTCAGTGAAACGGCAAGTCCTCCCGTTTGCCGGATTATGGACTATGGTAAGTACAAGTTTGAACAGGAGAAAAAAGCCCGTGAGGCCAAGAAAAAACAGCATACAGCCGATATAAAAGAAGTTAAAATGCGCTATAAAATCGATGAGCATGACTACAACGTGCGAGTCAACCAAGCGCAACGTTTTTTAAAAGCGGGAGATAAGGTAAAAGCGACGATTACCTTCCGAGGTCGGGAAATTCAACACTCTAACCTAGCGGAAGAATTACTGGCGCGCATGGCCAAAGATTTACAGGATGTAGCTGAGGTACAGCAAGCGCCAAAAAAAGAAGGTCGTAACATGATGATGATGTTATCGCCGAAAAAATAA
- the nagA gene encoding N-acetylglucosamine-6-phosphate deacetylase translates to MITLINARIPAYQDRQQIEINAAGKIERITEMGGRKKGEKIIDMEGDWLSLGGVDLQINGGLGLAFPDLEITALEKLDKINDYLWHQGIDGYLPTLVTTSVEKFQKALSVIAKYIEKQKQENRTSAQVLGVHLEGPFLNYEKRGAHPAQYLLNPSIETVDKIFGDYLSIVKIITLAPELDSSGMVIKYLSDRGITVSLGHSEASQEIAKKAFLQGAKMVTHAFNAMPPLHHRQPGLLGEAIINCEVYCGLIADGQHIHPTMIELLLKGSNYHQGIFLVSDALAPIGLGDGVYPWDEREIEVKQGTARLFDGTLAGTTLPLLQGVANLVNWGICDLETAILLGTESPRKAIGLAGLSVGQPANFLRWQSASNWERLDFRQHFGL, encoded by the coding sequence ATGATAACCCTAATTAACGCTAGAATTCCCGCCTATCAGGATCGACAACAAATAGAGATAAATGCTGCGGGAAAGATCGAGAGGATCACGGAGATGGGGGGAAGGAAAAAAGGGGAAAAGATTATCGACATGGAAGGGGATTGGCTATCGTTAGGAGGAGTAGATTTACAGATCAATGGAGGATTAGGATTAGCATTTCCCGACTTAGAAATAACAGCTCTAGAAAAGTTAGATAAGATTAACGATTATCTTTGGCATCAGGGTATTGATGGTTATCTTCCCACCCTAGTCACCACGTCCGTGGAGAAATTCCAAAAAGCCCTCTCAGTAATTGCCAAATATATCGAGAAACAGAAACAGGAAAATCGAACGAGTGCGCAGGTTTTAGGAGTACATTTAGAGGGACCATTTTTAAACTATGAAAAAAGGGGGGCGCATCCGGCCCAATATCTTTTAAACCCAAGTATAGAAACGGTAGATAAAATCTTTGGGGACTACTTATCGATAGTGAAAATTATCACCCTAGCCCCAGAATTAGATAGTAGCGGTATGGTGATTAAATACCTAAGCGATCGAGGGATTACCGTCAGTTTAGGACATTCGGAAGCGAGTCAAGAAATAGCCAAAAAAGCCTTTTTACAGGGGGCAAAAATGGTTACTCATGCCTTTAATGCCATGCCTCCTTTACACCATCGTCAACCGGGTTTATTAGGGGAAGCAATTATCAATTGCGAGGTGTATTGTGGGTTAATTGCCGATGGTCAACACATCCATCCAACCATGATAGAATTATTACTAAAAGGCAGTAATTATCATCAAGGAATTTTCTTAGTTAGTGATGCTTTAGCGCCAATCGGTTTAGGGGATGGTGTCTATCCTTGGGACGAGAGAGAAATTGAAGTCAAACAGGGAACAGCAAGACTTTTTGACGGTACTTTAGCGGGAACAACCTTACCCTTATTACAAGGAGTAGCCAATTTAGTTAACTGGGGAATATGTGATTTAGAAACGGCAATTCTCCTAGGGACAGAATCCCCCAGAAAAGCGATCGGATTAGCGGGTTTATCGGTGGGACAACCTGCTAACTTTTTGCGCTGGCAATCGGCATCAAACTGGGAAAGATTGGATTTCCGCCAGCATTTTGGTCTCTAA
- a CDS encoding (2Fe-2S) ferredoxin domain-containing protein, with protein MSYPQKRFVMVCQHSSCLVQGASELLLAWQTAALPEDVIVMTSGCQGQCSTSPTVRIIPEETWYCRVKPEDVNQIVEEHLKNGQPVERLLHPRIHAQWQ; from the coding sequence ATGTCTTATCCCCAAAAGCGATTTGTGATGGTCTGTCAGCATTCTTCCTGTTTGGTGCAGGGTGCGTCCGAGCTTCTTTTAGCATGGCAAACGGCAGCTCTCCCAGAAGATGTCATCGTTATGACCAGTGGTTGTCAAGGACAGTGTAGCACTAGCCCCACGGTGAGGATTATTCCCGAGGAAACTTGGTACTGTCGTGTTAAACCAGAGGATGTCAATCAGATTGTCGAAGAACATTTAAAAAACGGTCAACCAGTTGAGCGTTTACTCCATCCACGCATTCACGCTCAATGGCAGTAA
- a CDS encoding aldo/keto reductase, with protein sequence MSESPRLQFTPDLEICRILNGMWQVSGAHGSIAPQKAISSMFSYLDAGFTTWDLADHYGPAEDFIGEFRRQLVAQRGIDALNNLQAFTKWVPRPGKMTKEIVAKNIAISLRRLDVDSLDLLQFHWWDYRDKNYLDALYFLGELQQEGKIKHLALTNFDTEHLKIILSAGIKIVSNQVQFSLIDRRPLVKMAQFCQEHNIYLLAYGTLAGGLLGAKYLGHPQPNAMSLNTASLRKYKNMINAWGNWQLFQELLTVLKAIADSYHVTIPNVAVRYVLEQKAVAGAIIGVRLGVAEHIQENARIFDFQLSPQDYQKIDHVLQKSRDLLQLIGDCGDEYRR encoded by the coding sequence ATGTCCGAATCTCCTCGCTTACAGTTTACCCCCGATCTGGAAATTTGTCGTATTTTGAACGGAATGTGGCAGGTTTCAGGCGCCCATGGTTCGATCGCACCCCAAAAAGCGATCTCTAGTATGTTCTCCTATCTAGATGCCGGTTTCACCACTTGGGATCTGGCCGATCATTACGGGCCGGCCGAAGATTTTATCGGTGAATTTCGTCGTCAATTAGTCGCCCAAAGGGGCATTGATGCTTTAAATAATCTGCAAGCTTTCACTAAATGGGTTCCCCGTCCGGGTAAAATGACTAAGGAAATAGTCGCAAAAAATATTGCTATTTCCCTACGTCGCCTGGATGTGGATAGTCTCGATTTATTGCAGTTTCACTGGTGGGATTATCGCGATAAAAATTATCTAGATGCCTTATATTTTTTAGGAGAATTACAACAGGAAGGCAAAATTAAACACCTGGCCTTGACTAATTTCGACACGGAACATTTAAAAATTATTCTCAGCGCTGGGATTAAAATAGTCTCCAATCAAGTCCAGTTTTCCCTAATTGATCGCCGTCCCCTCGTCAAAATGGCGCAATTTTGCCAAGAACATAACATCTATCTGCTCGCCTATGGTACTCTAGCAGGAGGCTTATTAGGGGCAAAATATCTCGGTCATCCTCAACCCAATGCCATGAGTCTCAATACCGCTAGTTTACGCAAATATAAAAACATGATCAATGCTTGGGGAAACTGGCAATTATTCCAAGAATTATTAACTGTTCTTAAAGCGATCGCTGATTCCTATCATGTCACCATTCCTAATGTGGCAGTGCGTTACGTTCTCGAACAAAAAGCCGTAGCTGGAGCAATTATCGGGGTGCGTTTGGGAGTTGCTGAACATATCCAAGAAAATGCCCGTATTTTCGATTTTCAATTATCCCCCCAAGACTATCAAAAAATTGATCATGTCTTGCAAAAATCCCGGGATTTATTGCAGTTAATTGGTGATTGCGGTGATGAGTACCGTCGATAA
- a CDS encoding methyltransferase family protein has translation MKIKHAINCHKFLSFLIILGLMAFYNNFALLAWIYLALHGTYGLMWLIKDRLYPDQQWEKEISVVMGIFTFIVLGLYWVAPFIIISGNVTATAPLISVAIAINIIGVLLHYGSDAQKYFTLKYREGLITEGFFSRSRNPNYLGEILIYLSFALLAQHWLPFLILGGFVAGIFIPNMRKKDQSLSRYPEFDAYKANSGLLLPKLWGKSSQAADK, from the coding sequence ATGAAGATAAAACACGCAATTAATTGCCATAAATTCCTGAGTTTTCTAATTATATTGGGCTTAATGGCTTTTTATAACAATTTTGCCCTGCTTGCTTGGATATACCTTGCCCTCCACGGAACCTACGGTCTTATGTGGTTAATCAAAGATAGACTGTATCCCGATCAACAGTGGGAAAAAGAAATATCGGTGGTCATGGGAATATTTACTTTTATTGTTCTCGGTTTATACTGGGTTGCTCCTTTTATTATTATTAGTGGGAATGTCACGGCTACCGCCCCTTTAATATCTGTTGCGATCGCCATCAATATTATAGGGGTATTGCTCCATTACGGTAGCGATGCTCAAAAGTATTTTACCCTTAAATATAGGGAGGGATTAATTACCGAAGGTTTCTTTAGTCGTAGTCGTAATCCCAACTATTTAGGAGAAATTTTGATTTATCTGAGTTTTGCTCTGTTAGCGCAACATTGGCTACCTTTTCTGATTTTAGGGGGATTTGTCGCCGGGATCTTCATCCCCAATATGCGTAAAAAAGACCAGTCCCTCTCCCGCTATCCTGAATTTGATGCTTACAAAGCGAACTCCGGATTGCTATTACCCAAGCTGTGGGGAAAGTCTAGTCAGGCTGCTGACAAATAG
- a CDS encoding VOC family protein, protein MTISPSVTTKKLKIGQLRKVHHIAFNVKDMEASRHFYGEILGLEELMGEKIPSTLKELVAQGKVANFITPDGTVIDLFWQPDLNPPDDNPEIAFTRANHLAFDIAPECFDFALEVLQSQGITIASGPVTRPTGKGVYFYDPDGFIVEIRCDPAS, encoded by the coding sequence ATGACTATTAGCCCTTCCGTAACCACGAAAAAACTCAAAATCGGTCAACTGCGAAAAGTCCATCATATCGCTTTCAACGTCAAAGATATGGAGGCTTCTCGTCATTTTTATGGGGAAATTTTAGGCTTAGAGGAATTAATGGGGGAAAAAATTCCCAGTACCTTAAAAGAATTAGTTGCCCAGGGAAAAGTGGCCAATTTTATCACCCCCGATGGTACAGTAATTGACCTATTTTGGCAACCAGATTTAAACCCTCCCGACGACAATCCCGAAATCGCTTTTACCCGTGCTAACCATTTAGCCTTCGATATTGCCCCCGAATGCTTCGATTTTGCCCTAGAAGTGCTGCAAAGTCAGGGAATTACCATTGCTAGTGGACCCGTGACCCGGCCGACTGGGAAGGGGGTTTACTTCTACGATCCCGATGGCTTTATCGTCGAAATTCGCTGTGATCCCGCATCTTAA
- a CDS encoding SirB1 family protein, producing the protein MTLELLYQAFIETIQHPDPGINLARAALQIANFEYPYLKIDHYLNRINLMADEVKKRLPDGLYPLKIVKIINQYLFEDLQFTGNTQDYYDPRNSYLNDVIDRRTGIPLTLSIIYLEIAKKIDFPMVGIGMPGHFIIRPDFEEVEIFVDPFHGGEILFKQDCQERLSQVYQQPVKLEEHFLNIATNQQILLRLLTNLKYIYLNRQQWPQTIRTIDLLLLLIPNHPLELRDRGLVYYQIGQFTQAQQDLGFYLALLPNAQDAESIRQLLQKINS; encoded by the coding sequence ATGACCCTTGAACTCTTATACCAAGCCTTCATCGAAACAATTCAACATCCTGACCCTGGGATAAATCTAGCTCGGGCAGCCCTACAAATAGCCAATTTTGAATATCCTTACCTCAAGATTGATCACTATTTAAATAGAATAAATTTAATGGCTGACGAGGTAAAAAAACGTTTACCCGATGGATTATATCCTTTAAAAATAGTCAAGATTATCAATCAATATTTATTTGAAGATTTACAATTTACCGGTAATACCCAAGACTACTATGACCCCCGCAATAGCTACTTAAATGACGTAATTGATCGCCGCACAGGTATTCCGCTCACTCTCTCGATTATCTATTTAGAGATTGCCAAAAAGATCGATTTTCCCATGGTAGGAATTGGTATGCCGGGCCATTTTATTATCCGTCCCGATTTCGAGGAAGTGGAAATTTTTGTCGATCCCTTTCACGGTGGTGAAATCTTATTTAAACAGGACTGTCAAGAAAGATTAAGTCAAGTTTATCAACAGCCAGTTAAATTAGAAGAACATTTTCTCAATATTGCTACCAATCAGCAAATTTTATTACGTTTGTTGACTAATTTAAAATATATTTACCTGAATCGTCAACAATGGCCTCAGACAATTCGGACAATAGATCTACTACTTTTGCTCATTCCTAATCATCCCCTAGAGCTGCGCGATCGAGGTTTAGTTTACTATCAAATTGGACAATTCACCCAAGCGCAACAGGATTTAGGCTTCTATCTTGCCCTCCTACCCAACGCCCAAGATGCGGAATCCATTCGGCAATTATTGCAAAAAATTAACTCTTAA
- a CDS encoding thioredoxin family protein, with translation MILSVNEKSFPKLVLESSRPVIVYFWAPWCGLCRLIQPTLFSWQNDCQDAIQLVAVNADENFKLANSFRLRSLPTLIIFDRGVPVHRLEEIHSREELQQTLRLIVKNQILRLF, from the coding sequence ATGATCCTCTCTGTCAACGAAAAGAGCTTCCCTAAGCTAGTTTTAGAGTCTTCTCGTCCGGTTATCGTGTATTTTTGGGCTCCTTGGTGTGGTTTATGTCGTTTAATCCAACCCACCCTCTTTTCTTGGCAAAATGACTGTCAAGATGCGATTCAATTAGTCGCTGTCAATGCCGATGAGAATTTTAAATTAGCTAATAGTTTTCGTCTGCGTAGTCTACCTACTTTAATTATCTTCGATCGAGGTGTTCCCGTTCATCGTCTGGAGGAAATTCACAGTCGCGAGGAATTACAACAAACCCTGCGACTAATAGTCAAAAATCAAATCCTGCGGCTCTTCTAG
- a CDS encoding metallophosphoesterase family protein, which translates to MFFRKIGKKTQEARRIIIGDVHGSFQALLRLLNRVAPDSKDEVYFLGDLIDRGEQSLEVVDFVIKNNYQCLLGNHEYMLLKALARKEVSEKWFNGWIESGGAATLLSYNNNIPAEHINWFQSLPAYLDLGDIWLVHAGVHPEYPLEQQTNEQFCWIRNEFHTMTQPYFKDKLIITGHTLTFTFPDVKPGQLARGSGWLDIETGVYHPQSGWLTALDWTNQLVYQVQNQNKNCRTIPLEKAVVNLDIDKISRYFPRESSSKSLNL; encoded by the coding sequence GTGTTTTTTAGAAAAATCGGGAAAAAGACTCAAGAAGCGCGCCGTATTATTATCGGAGATGTGCATGGCAGTTTTCAGGCACTTTTGCGACTATTAAACCGAGTTGCTCCCGATAGTAAAGATGAGGTTTATTTTCTGGGAGATTTAATCGATCGAGGAGAGCAGAGCTTGGAAGTGGTGGATTTTGTCATCAAAAATAACTACCAATGTCTCCTAGGAAATCATGAATATATGCTCTTAAAAGCTCTGGCAAGAAAAGAGGTTTCTGAAAAATGGTTCAACGGCTGGATCGAGAGTGGCGGGGCGGCGACACTACTAAGTTATAATAACAATATACCAGCCGAGCATATCAATTGGTTCCAATCCCTACCCGCTTATTTAGACCTAGGAGATATTTGGTTAGTTCATGCGGGAGTACACCCAGAATATCCCCTTGAACAGCAAACAAACGAGCAGTTTTGTTGGATTAGAAATGAATTTCATACCATGACCCAACCCTATTTCAAGGATAAACTAATTATCACAGGTCATACTTTAACCTTTACCTTTCCCGATGTCAAACCGGGGCAACTAGCTCGCGGCAGCGGTTGGCTAGACATTGAAACTGGGGTTTATCATCCTCAAAGTGGTTGGTTAACTGCTTTAGATTGGACAAATCAATTAGTTTATCAAGTGCAGAATCAAAATAAAAATTGTCGCACGATCCCTTTAGAAAAAGCGGTGGTTAATCTAGATATTGACAAGATTTCTCGCTACTTCCCCCGGGAAAGCTCATCTAAATCGCTGAATCTTTAA
- the ccmS gene encoding beta-carboxysome assembly chaperone CcmS, protein MRFEQPIPDDPANQWRYQLDQFVQENQRELAGLMWGLLSEWGEDAQETLGIDLKPQPHFVCCSREALEKLNRKVNCKIQEMLGIIYRYNPSEEVAIVAIGDGQVKLIYFKPDISPPECFERLEVALDTLIQQLETKMLAEIQSFPV, encoded by the coding sequence ATGAGATTTGAACAACCAATCCCCGATGATCCCGCTAATCAATGGCGCTATCAATTAGATCAATTCGTGCAAGAAAATCAACGGGAATTAGCAGGTTTAATGTGGGGTTTACTCTCGGAATGGGGAGAAGATGCTCAAGAAACCCTAGGCATTGATCTTAAACCTCAGCCTCATTTTGTCTGTTGTTCTAGGGAAGCCCTAGAGAAATTAAATCGCAAGGTTAATTGTAAAATTCAAGAGATGCTTGGGATTATTTATCGCTATAATCCCAGCGAAGAAGTGGCTATAGTCGCTATCGGTGATGGTCAGGTAAAATTGATTTATTTTAAACCCGATATTTCCCCTCCTGAATGTTTTGAGCGCCTCGAAGTGGCTCTCGATACCCTCATTCAACAGTTAGAGACCAAAATGCTGGCGGAAATCCAATCTTTCCCAGTTTGA